The Juglans regia cultivar Chandler chromosome 1, Walnut 2.0, whole genome shotgun sequence nucleotide sequence ctatttaattatttaatttctcaCCCCAActagaaattaaatataaaattaagaagctagcaagtaattaaaataagattaatatgGAAATGAAAACCCAAGAACAAGAAACAACTTGGAAAGAGGTTGTGTTTATGAATAGTTTATATCTTAAAGCTGTTCTGCTCTTCTAATTGTCAGATGGGGGAAAAACAAAATCTTCCAACTAATATTTCTGATCATTCTTCTTCCAACCACAAGATTACATGTGAGCAAAGCTACTACTGATCAAAGTCTGAAACTACTTCTAACTTCCAAGCTTGATCAAGAGTTTCAAGGTTACTTATATCTATAGAGATCCTCAGCTGTTAAAGTCGTCCCCCATGGCTGTTTGCAGCCGCATGCTCGGCTATtgatctgaaaccctaaatggcaACACAGACATACAGTATCTTGACTAACATTATTCCCATACCACTGATACGAAACCTGTTTCTGCTGTTGCTGTTGTTCTTGCTTCAACTCTTTTACGTTGGTAGAAGCATTTTGAGACTGATATGGCCGCAGCCCTATGGAGAGGTCGAGGTTGAGTTCAGGAAACACTTCCTCTGTGGTCACTCCACTGCTACTGTTCGACTCTTCTGCTGATTCCGTTTCAACCTTTACGTTAGCATTAATAACAGTACTGCCATTAATTGGATTCGTGAGTACTTGATCGGGCACTTGCTGCATCAATATTGGAGCCATATAATTTTGCACTTCAAAGAGAGAACATTTGCTGTCGTTGTTTGCACTTGCTTTGTTGTTGCTAATGTTGGTAGTGGTGGCAGTACTGGTGGTTGTTgtggcggcggcggcggcgCCGTTGAGTGGACGGTGAGTTTGAGGATCAACTCCACGACTGTAGAGCTTTCTTTTGATGTGAGTGTTCCAATAGTTCTTGATCTCGTTATCAGTTCTTCCTGGTAAGCGCGCGGCAATGAGAGACCATCTGAGATTAAAATAGCAAAAGTTTTGAtgagaaaataaacttattgaaaCCCACATCAGATTCTGCTTATTTTGGAAGAAGGGCTTGAAGTCCATAAAGGCTTGGTTTAATTAAACAGAAGGGGGAGAAAAAATTGCATGGGATTTAAGTAATATACATTCTGactttaaaaagtaaaaatcaaaagcagcttttttttcagaaataaaAAGGTAAGACTTTCAGAATAGGAATCAAAATGACATTAAAAGTTGAAGGGAATATTTATGGCGTACTTGTTTCCAAGTAAGTTGTGAAGGTTGATGATGagttcatcttcttcttcagtgaAGTTTCCTCTCTTAAGATCAGGCCTGAGGTAGTTTATCCACCTTAGTCTACAACTCTTGCCACATCTAAGCAAACCTACATATATGATTCAAACCAGCCATGTATTCCTTAAACACAAAATCCAAAATCTCTCTTTCATGTATGTCTGCAGGCAGGTATGGGGGAGAGACAGAGAAAAGGCAGGAAACTTACCTGCAGCTTTTGGAAGAGATCTCCAACAGCCTTCCCCATGAAGTTTGATGTAGTTGATGAGGCGTTCATCTTCCTCTTTGGTCCATGCTCCTTTATTGGTGTGCTCTTTTTCACAGCAAGGAGATCTGCCCATGGCTAGCTGTAGTTGTTGTTATCTCAGActctttagagagagagagagagagagagggagagagaggaagagagatagGGGGATGGAAAAGGAAATGGGAACAAAGGAGGAAGAAGGAATATAAATGAGAGGTGgtggagaaagaggaagaggaggaggagaaggagaaggtaCTGCAATTGACTCGGGAccctttttaagtatttatttctaatttataaGATGTGTGTGTAATGCGGGGCCGGGATGTTATTTGACCGAGTTGGTGAGAAAGACGAGTGGTTGCAATTAAGTTAGTGTTGGATTTGGTAGGTAGCTCTACTTTTTATGTTGTTGTTGGAGTTATTTTTGCTTTatcctcctcatcctcactcCTCTTTTGCATTTACCCTCCTCAATTTCCTTCTATTTGTAATATTTCCCCTTTCTCCTctccaaacaaattataattaatatttgatatgatattttagattataaaattaataaatttatttttatataatatctaattTGTGGGTTTTGAAgtaatgttataaaattaatggtAGCGGATGAGATAATGAGATTGTTGAGGATGTGGAAGAGCAAAACAGTAGTATCACTGCAAACTCGTATTTCCTTTAGTTAAAGACTCTCCAAGCAAAACATATCCTTTGAAGTCTtaccttatctttttattttccccGACTGGCGACTAGATATGTTTTTGTGGTCTGAAGGGCTCCTTTCCACTCCCCTTCTGGCTACAGTATTTCGTTTATTTATGTCCATTCCTAACAAAAGGATTCTAGAAGACCACCTCTACTTACTCCACTACTGTTGTCAATTCAGGATCGATGATGAAAGCTGTGAGTAACAAACTTCCCTACCTTCCATGATTGAGCTTTTAACTGTGCCCACCTACAACTAATATCTTCCATTTCCCCCCCACTTCATGTTTCTTTATCGTACTATATCTTCCATTCTCtcactaattttatattttattttttctctattatttcttaggttttttttaaaaaaaaaaaaaattattaagagtTGATGCAATGATATTAATCATGTTGAATATCAAGGCAATAGCAATATTTTAGGTAATGGTTTCGAGTCGCGCAGAAACCTCATCGTAATGAATGATTGTTGGAGCAGTGTGtctataaattaagagaaataatagttgtaaTCGTGAGTGTATAAGTCAGTATTGTTAATATCGTACCGTATTATACCGGTCGGTATTTTCCGTAATGGCTACTGGATTAGTACATGTACTATATGTATTTCGTACAAACAGAAATACAGGCCGGTATGGTAAcaatatcgaaatatttcgttctaatgTCTTGACTGGTACGACAtccagtacggtattcaaaatattggtaTAAGCGCTacgcaatcattttgaaaaaaataaatatatatattctttttctagATGCtgcattttacaaaattataaattatttttgttggttattttAACAAATATTGATGGATGTTGATgatgaaaatccaaaataaggAACTTGCCTGTATTTTGTTGATTAGCAAAACTATATATGTTACTATATTAAACAGTAATTATAACTAGTAAGTTGGCCTACTTGACCTCGTTTGCGACCTTTCCTGAAAGTCATTGTACTAATTCACGCGTGgctgaaatattatatatatcctaCCCACTACTGAAATGTGAAATGAAAACTACGTGTTTCTAGAACATGATCATGTGACGTTCcttgtaattttaattgatattttaattttaatttatttatttttgtcattttcatgAATCAACCAACCCCAGCTAGCCTTCCttccatgatatatataattaattaattaattgagcCAGCTTAATTCCAGAGACACAGAATGTCATTTTAGCCCGCCGGCCATGTGAAAAAAGCTTAATTTATGGGGGTGGGAAGGTAGGTTGGTAAGGGACATCTTCCTAACTTGAACTTTTGTTGCTTCTAGAAGAgcttgatgaaaataaattactcGGAAAATGGAAGAATCTTTCTGAGTTGGTAACCCACCCTCCTCATTTGCTAGCTGCTGCTGCTTCCATGCCAGCTTTGTGTTTCCTGCACCTCTCATGCTACCTAGCTATTcccattaatttcatatatattcttgTCTTTTTTGTTCAGTGATCTGGATTAACATTATTCCttcttatattcatataatatgGTTTCTTTTCAGAACTGTTTGtccaaaatgaaatatttccaGACCCCACCACATGTATTAGGCTGACCAGAAAAGGGAATGATGATATAATTTAAGTAGTACATTTTCTTCATGCTATCATTTGATTAGTTgctttaattcaaatatatcaGATATGAGCAATGTTACatatagtttctatttttttagattGTAATGTAAGTctagataattttttctttaaaattttttaaaattataaaaatatctctcttaaaatgattttttttctcattaaataaatggtttGCATATACAGTCTTCAAGTaaagactgtaaataaaatttttcatcagATATACTTGTTTAAAGAGAATAGCccttaattaagaaaattggTGTGGATCAAGCAtgcatgggtttttttttttttttttcaaccgaAACGAACTATAtgctaattttaaatttagtgaTATAAATCGTAAAATATcgattatcattataattatgaCGATGATTAATATTAAAGTAGCTAAGTAGCAGCAAGGCCCAATATTTGGGTCAGTTTTGGGCCTGACGGAAGAATATCAAACCCAGTTCGGTCTGAACCTTTCGGAAGTTGACTGACGACTGTGAGTAATCGAAGAGTTTAATTAACAGGAAGATGACATTCACTTTACAAATTAATCCAACATAGCTCAGCACTCAGCACGTTATCCAATATTCTAAACTCGGAATATCGCAAAACCATAACACTATGCACCAAAATCATTATACATGGGAGTAATTCGGGAGTTTTCTTTGAAGCTACCTACGACTCTATCTCGAATATCTTATGTTAATAAGATCTGATTTTGATAGCAAGagcctctcatctcatctcgtctcatcttattttaatatctaaatatttttaaatttttaatttttaaattttttatctaatcattacaactttatcaaatttctaaataaaacacaaaaaataattcaagagatgtttggaaaaatttttatctcaactcgtctcatcttatttcattctcaaatatcattcaaatataaatactttcaagttaatcattatatttttttcaaattttgagataaaaattaaaaaataattcaatttttttaaatctcacaacaaaagtaatattaaaaaaataatattatagtaatatttttattcaattttttctctctcatttctcaaaatttcataaaagatcttaaattaaattattttattattattttattattatttataaatcattttatttcgtatcactatttaaataaatcctatattaaaaaaaaaaaaaaaatctccaacaGTCCGGCTCTACctgatcttgaaaaataataagatataaaacaaacaaaaaatcttctcaacctcctaacactccacactccacattatttttaatttttattatttttttcttttattatatgaataatgaataaaaaatttgaaataatttaaaaagaataaactcaaaaaaaaaattaaaaaaaaaatttaaaaatttaaaaatttaaaaaagtgtaaagtgtggagtgtggtggaggttgtgtagcaatgctctaaaataaaacatgtcaTTTCAGTGAAACCTTTGTGTTGGGTCTTGTGCACAACACATATTCCTTTCGGTAGGTGCCCCTTGTTGGACCAAGATACTAGGATTCTTTGCCCCTAACTACTGTTTTTGGTGGGCTTTTCATTTGGTCTTTGTATTTGGATGGGTGCCTTTGTTTTCTACCttcttagtttctttttttctcatggAATATATTCTCATTGCcgggaagaaaaggaaaaaaaaagaagaagctaaAATCTTGAGTTATTTCCTAACCATGACCTTCTTCTGCTTTAGCCTAAAGACTGAAGCGCAAATGCAAGGAATCCCACAAATTGAATCACATGGCAGGTGAGGCACATGGTTCTTCCATCGGTTGAGTCCTTCCATTGCATTATTGGTAGACCATCAGTTCAGAATGACGCCTACTActattattcatcatttcatttGTGTCAGTCTCGGAGATCAGATGCATGCAGAAAAAGAGTGGCATTGGGCATAATTGGATTCCAAAAGCTCTGTAACAAATTAAGTCAAGTGTGCATACATGCACCCACGTGCCATGAGCAAAAGCATGCTTGTCCCTCTCGGCCTTGCCATAATTTCTGTCAGCGGGACTTTTCATTTcaagtaattctatatataattgtgaatttacataatcgttttgaaaaagagtgggatctattattaaaaaattaatttttttcatgtggatcccatgttttattcatttttttcaaaacgattacgcgacggttacgcaattcacgattgtaagtatattttctctttttaattgtggattctattttttcaaaactaccGAATATaatttacacactttaaaacTATATCTTTCAAAAGGACGTCATATCTCGAGTGAAAGTGATGATCCGAATCCCTTTACATGTAATTGCATGCCTATATTAATATTGAGACATACCTTATTGCATGAAATAATTTCaccttttattatatataacagaATTACTCATTCCACAAAGAAAACGACAAACAAGCCATCAAGTTGGTTTCATCCTTTCCCTCACAAAGTGAAgattttcctttgaattttAGTGTAAAAAGTAATCATCGATATGTAGGAACCACTTTCCCACTCTTCTTTCTCTTGAAGCCAATATTTTCTCATCAAAAAACAATTGTATTGCAATTTGTATGATCTCTCCTTCGTCGTTTACTCATTAAATAATCAGAAAACTTCCAAAATGTCCACACGTACCAGGCACTTGTAATCGTGTTTCTATCATGTATAGACCAGACCGCATGTAGATGGTCGAATCGATTACGTTTACTGGTGTCTCCAAATCATCATGCCTTTGAGGGCCCACCTCTCTTGCTCTCGTGTCCGAAAGATTAATGGGCCTTGCTTATAAGTCATTGGGCGGGGCTTGGTCCAAATTCTTTAGCTTTTTTATCAACTTGTTGCTTTCGGGAGACCAAGGGTGTCGGGGTGGTCACGTAAATCTCTCAAAACtccaaaaagtaaaaactagTTCAAGGGCGCGAGACTTATAAATAGACCACCAGCCTATTTCAGACAACTCCGATTCCTCTAAAACCCTTATTTTCAGCAATGCCAATCTTCACAAAAACATAAGCCCAGCTGTTTCACGTGCTGTGAcacttttttcttcaaaagatTCTATATGAAAGCCTTATACGACGCAcggaatttataatttttgtcattctatcttaatgcttaaatatgtatgtgtttaaatagagtgacaaaattaaaaaaaattacatgttgaTTAAGTGAAGGTGTATGGTGTATGGTGTAAGGTTTTCTtatagtatttctctttttctcactTAAAGATCAAAACCTATCAAGTCTGGAATTTGCCAGGTGTTGAATAAAAAAGGATGGGGATTGATGAACACGGCTAATtgaggaaaggaaagaaagttggctccccatatatatatatatatatatatatatatatatatttaatgctCGTTTGAAGTTCTATAGAGAGGAGTGTCATCAGTTCACTCTGTGTATATTGATGGAAGAGGGCAAAACAATGTAGAGTCAATTCTCAAGCAGGCAGCAAATAGGCATGAAAGGACTGGGAAATTGCTCTCTGCCCTTTGGACCACCACACGCATAATAATCATGATGCCAACTGAGGGCATACCTGCTTGCTGCAGCCGCATTgctgctatatatatttctttctaaTGCCGACCATATAATATTCTttggtgcatgcatgctttCGCCGCTCACTTAATTTCACTTTGCCAGATCAGAGAGTGATCTTTTGTCATGTCATTTTGACATAAACAAAACGTCTtaagagaaaattaaaagaagtttAAGGGACAAGGTTGGTGCTGATCCATTCATGGTACGTACCAGTTTAAACTTtaagaatgtctctctctctctcactttggATACCTCCTTGCCATTCGTTATCATACTTCATTGTGTTAAGCTTTGGATGAATTCCTTTTATAATATGTTGGCTAATCTTGATTCTTGATCAAGAATGAGATGGAAACCCAACGCATATTCACATTCTTTATCAAAGTAAAGAAGCTAGGGAAACAACCATGCACTTTAATAAGGTAAAGTGGCATTCTCAATGCTGAccatccactttttttttaacaagataaagaaaagaaaatcacttcTGGCTCTGTTCATGCCTAAAAAGTCTCAAAAGTGGGGGAGAAAgcgaaataatttaattaaatcatTATTAAATGGATTATAGAATGCAAAGCAAATTGGGTTTAAGGATGAAAATCAgtgctgaaaaagaaaaaacaaataaaagtttcAGGACGATTAGTATCTCAGGGTCCAAGATGTCTCTCCTTGTCATGTTTTGGACATGTCCAACCGTGGCTTGCACAGTTAAGGAAGCTGGACAAAGCAGGAAGGCCATTGCCAAGGAGATGACACTAGAGGGCGTGAGGGGCTGAAGCACATGCTTCGAGGTTGAAGTTGgttttaaagaataatatctTACTGTTAAACCAGCCATTGAAATGTTCAAAAGCACTTGGAAATGCGATAATGATTATCTAGTGATTATAATTTCACAGCAATCTTGAAAGAGGGAAGTATAATGCTAAAGTTCCAAACCTGGTCTTGAAGATAGTGGCTTTATCGAAATGGAAGAAATCACAGATTACACTTTTAAGAAGACGACACGATAAGAAAGGTACATTCCAAATTTGAAACCGACTTTTGAACGGGATCTatggcttttcttttttctcaaccACATCAGTTCAACTTTCTACAGTTTAAAGGTCTTGAAGATAATTAAATTGAGCTACAATCCCGAAAATGAAGGACCCCCCACCCTTGTACACTTCTCCTACCCCCTACATATTCTACACATCCTATGTATAGTGGACAAtaaaaatttgacatgttttatatgatacgttagatttattttataataaaaataattttataatttaacatattcaAAATGGTAATTAAGTTTAAATCTTAACTTCACTCTCATCTTTTAGATGGTGAATTGTCGCATTGGAATTTCAAGTCATGAAGATTTCACATGCcactaataattaaaaatttaattaaataatattcatatttaataaaCAGCCACAAAATGTATAATTAAACATTcaggtgggaaaaaaaaaaaaaaaaaacagaagaaaccCAAGCCACTTTCAACAAATATATTTGCTTCCCTATCTATAATCAACAAACCCCAATCTTCAAGCTCCGATGGCAATGATATACTTGGATGCAGGAATTAAGCAGAGCGGTCTTActattatctttcttttccCATTTCCTCTTAAAAGAAATCATTCAATCAGAAGAAGGCTTGATCTTCAAACGGTAAAGGAGCTTTTTCTTCTTGGAGGTAGGATTATCAATGGTGAGTACCACCTTGCCAGGTTCACCAATCTTGAAACTGTTGCAAACAACTGGTTCTTCAGATGAGGCC carries:
- the LOC108990995 gene encoding myb-related protein 308-like, yielding MGRSPCCEKEHTNKGAWTKEEDERLINYIKLHGEGCWRSLPKAAGLLRCGKSCRLRWINYLRPDLKRGNFTEEEDELIINLHNLLGNKWSLIAARLPGRTDNEIKNYWNTHIKRKLYSRGVDPQTHRPLNGAAAAATTTTSTATTTNISNNKASANNDSKCSLFEVQNYMAPILMQQVPDQVLTNPINGSTVINANVKVETESAEESNSSSGVTTEEVFPELNLDLSIGLRPYQSQNASTNVKELKQEQQQQQKQVSYQWYGNNVSQDTVCLCCHLGFQINSRACGCKQPWGTTLTAEDLYRYK